Proteins encoded by one window of Vigna radiata var. radiata cultivar VC1973A chromosome 5, Vradiata_ver6, whole genome shotgun sequence:
- the LOC106762232 gene encoding pentatricopeptide repeat-containing protein At1g06710, mitochondrial — protein sequence MIMKKRELNNLLSRSLHFLHPKQHCSNSSHHPLPGLLPSDDEPSSHDSSLRLSQHYAFLRNSLLNSSTPSGDSSNDAVSMSNAIRTGFGSETQNFLRQFRGKLSESLVVEVMNLVKHPQLCVEFFLWARRQIGYTHTHVVYNALIELLCCNDVNERLSDMFLKQIRDDDRVLLRKLLNFLIQKCCKNGMWNVALEELGRLKDFGYKASPATYNALIQVFLRADKLDTAYLVQKEMSNSGFFMDGYTLSCFAYSLCKAGRCGDALSLIEKEEFVPDTVFYNRMLSGLCEASRFEEAMQILDRMRLNSCIPNVVTYRTLVSGCLRKGQLGRCKRILSMMMTEGCNPNREMFNSLVHAFCKSRDYSYAYKLFRKMDNCGCQPSYLSYNIFIGSICSNEEPLDSDLLELAEKAYSEMLDSGVVLNKVNVSNFARCLCRAGKFDKAFKIICEMMSKGFIPDDTTYSKVIGFLCDASKVEKAFLLFEEMKKNGIVPSVYTYTILIDSFCKAGLIQQAHKWFDEMLRDGCIPNVVTYTALIHAYLKARKVFDANKLFQMMLVEGCKPNVVTYTALIDGHCKAGQIDKACQIYARMQGDMECSDMDMYFKLDDNDRETPNIITYGALVDGLCKANRVKEARELLDTMSINGCEPNQIVYDALIDGFCKTGELESAREVFVKMSERGYSPNLYTYSSLINSLFKEKRLDLVLKVLSKMLENSCTPNVVIYTEMIDGLCKVGKADEAYKLMLKMEEVGCYPNVVTYTAMIDGLGKLGKIEQCLELYTGMCSKGCAPNFITYRVLINHCCSAGLLDEAHRLLDEMTQTYWPRHLSSYRKIIEGFNREFLISIGLLDELNENESAPVESLYRILVDRFIKAGRLEVALSLLEEISSSPSLANANKYLYTSLIESLSLANKVDKAFELYASMTNKNVVPELSTFVYLIKGLTRVGRWQEALQLSDSICQMDVCWLHEEITVVD from the exons atGATTATGAAGAAGAGAGAGTTGAACAATCTTCTCTCTCGCTCTCTGCATTTTTTACACCCAAAACAACACTGCTCCAATTCCTCACACCACCCTCTCCCAGGTCTTCTTCCCTCCGACGATGAACCTTCTTCGCACGATTCTTCCCTCCGGTTATCGCAACACTACGCATTCCTCCGCAACTCCTTGCTCAATTCCTCCACCCCCTCCGGTGACTCCTCTAACGACGCCGTATCCATGTCCAACGCAATCAGAACCGGGTTTGGCTCCGAAACCCAAAATTTCTTGAGGCAGTTTCGGGGTAAGCTAAGCGAGTCTCTGGTTGTTGAGGTGATGAATCTCGTTAAACACCCTCAGCTGTGCGTCGAGTTTTTTCTGTGGGCCCGTCGTCAAATCGGTTACACCCACACTCATGTGGTGTACAATGCGCTGATTGAGTTACTGTGTTGCAATGACGTTAATGAAAGACTGTCTGACATGTTTCTGAAGCAAATTAGGGATGATGACAGGGTGCTTCTTCGAAAGTTGCTCAATTTTCTCATTCAAAAGTGTTGCAAGAATGGGATGTGGAATGTGGCGTTGGAAGAGTTGGGGAGGCTTAAGGATTTCGGGTACAAGGCTTCTCCTGCCACTTATAATGCTTTGATTCAGGTTTTTCTTCGGGCTGATAAGTTAGATACTGCTTACTTGGTTCAGAAAGAGATGTCCAACTCTGGGTTTTTCATGGATGGATATACTCTCAGTTGTTTTGCCTATTCCCTCTGCAAAGCGGGGAGGTGTGGGGATGCGCTGAGTTTGATTGAGAAGGAGGAGTTTGTTCCTGACACAGTTTTTTATAATAGGATGCTTTCCGGGTTGTGCGAAGCTTCGCGTTTTGAAGAAGCTATGCAAATCTTGGATCGAATGCGGTTGAATTCCTGCATTCCCAATGTTGTCACATATAGAACCTTGGTTTCTGGTTGTTTGAGGAAAGGGCAGCTGGGCAGGTGTAAGAGAATTCTTAGCATGATGATGACAGAAGGCTGTAATCCTAATCGGGAGATGTTTAATTCTCTTGTACATGCTTTCTGTAAATCCAGGGATTACTCTTATGCCTATAAGTTGTTTAGGAAAATGGATAACTGTGGGTGCCAACCCAGCTATCTATCTTATAATATATTCATTGGTAGTATATGCAGCAACGAGGAGCCGCTCGACTCAGATTTGCTGGAATTGGCGGAAAAGGCTTACAGTGAAATGTTAGATTCAGGGGTTGTGTTAAATAAGGTAAATGTCAGCAATTTTGCACGGTGTCTTTGTAGAGCTGGAAAGTTTGATAAAGCCTTTAAGATTATATGCGAAATGATGAGCAAGGGTTTTATTCCTGATGATACTACATATTCTAAAGTGATTGGTTTTCTTTGTGATGCCTCCAAGGTAGAGAAGgcttttttgttgtttgaagaaatgaaaaagaatggcATTGTTCCCAGTGTTTATACttatactattttaattgaTAGCTTTTGCAAAGCTGGTCTTATTCAACAGGCTCACAAGTGGTTTGATGAAATGTTAAGAGACGGATGCATCCCAAATGTAGTGACTTATACTGCTCTTATTCATGCATACCTGAAAGCAAGAAAGGTGTTTGATGCAAATAAACTATTTCAGATGATGTTGGTGGAAGGTTGCAAGCCTAATGTTGTTACGTATACAGCTTTAATTGATGGTCATTGCAAGGCTGGGCAGATTGATAAAGCTTGCCAGATCTATGCCAGAATGCAAGGTGACATGGAATGCTCTGACATGGACATGTATTTTAAGCTAGATGACAATGACCGTGAAACACCAAATATTATTACATATGGGGCTTTGGTGGATGGTTTATGCAAAGCAAACAGGGTTAAAGAAGCCCGTGAATTATTGGATACCATGTCAATTAATGGTTGTGAACCTAACCAAATAGTGTATGATGCTCTAATAGATGGGTTTTGCAAGACTGGAGAGCTTGAAAGTGCACGGGAGGTGTTTGTAAAGATGTCAGAGCGTGGATATAGTCCGAATTTGTACACTTACAGTTCTTTAATTAATAGTCTGTTTAAAGAAAAACGATTGGATCTTGTTTTGAAAGTGTTATCCAAGATGTTAGAAAACTCTTGTACTCCAAATGTTGTTATTTACACAGAGATGATTGATGGCCTCTGTAAAGTTGGAAAGGCGGATGAAGCATACAAGCTCATGCTTAAAATGGAAGAAGTGGGTTGTTATCCAAATGTCGTAACTTATACAGCAATGATTGATGGCTTGGGGAAATTGGGAAAAATTGAACAGTGTCTTGAGCTATATACTGGTATGTGCTCAAAGGGCTGTGCACCAAACTTTATAACCTATAGGGTCTTGATAAATCACTGTTGTTCTGCTGGCCTTCTTGATGAAGCACACAGACTTCTAGATGAAATGACACAGACGTATTGGCCAAGGCATTTGTCAAGTTACCGTAAAATTATTGAGGGCTTTAATCGAGAGTTTCTAATCTCAATTGGGCTTTTAGATGAGCTGAATGAGAATGAATCAGCACCAGTCGAGTCTTTATACAGAATTTTGGTTGATAGATTTATCAAGGCTGGAAGACTGGAAGTTGCGCTGAGTCTACTTGAGGAGATTTCATCATCTCCAAGCCTTGCAAATGCCAACAAGTATCTATATACTTCCTTAATTGAGAGTCTGTCCCTTGCAAATAAGGTTGACAAGGCTTTTGAGCTTTATGCAAGTATGACAAATAAGAATGTTGTTCCAGAGCTTAGCACATTTGTATACCTCATCAAAGGCCTTACCAGGGTTGGTAGGTGGCAAGAAGCACTACAATTATCAGACAGCATATGCCAAATG GATGTTTGCTGGCTTCATGAAGAGATAACTGTTGTGGATTAA